The Plasmodium gaboni strain SY75 chromosome 9, whole genome shotgun sequence DNA segment catttgtaatattatatatatatgtatatatttttatttatttattatttggtgtgtattatttttcagGAAAGttcttaaaaaataatctACTACACAAACAaatttcaaaaatatataacaacaaatcaaaaattgaaatttttataaaaggtgataatttttcataCAATAGAGCTATAGGAGATATTGCATTTTTTGACAGTAAACCAAATGTGTTACTTgaaaatgtaaaatatatagtaagaaagaaaaacaaaaagaaattaaacaatataaagataaacattaatatttaataagaattattttttttaccaCACTTTAttgtataataaattatcatatagACTTGTGTATATgatttatgaatatttaataagcataatttttattcctgccaaatatatatatgtatatacatatatgtgtatatatgtattattttattacacttatttatttatttatttattattttttttgtagaataatttaaatgaGAGGAATGTTCCTTGGATATTTATTcagttaaaaaaaaaaagaaaaaagaaaatttaaaaaaatgaaaaataaacCAATGTATCAAATACGCttgtataattatatatatatatatatatttatttatttatttatttattttattttattttttttttttttttatgaacaGGTCAGGTagtattttatttttgcGACAATATTCCTAATTTGAGAGAAGattaaataattcttttttcttttcacTTAATGATGTATAACAAAATTGTATAGATCTCTCTTCAATAATAGATAAGGTTgtttgaaaaatatttttaagtATTTGTTTCTCCTCAAattcttcttcatttaatGTACTCTTTTTTGTAAGTACATCATAAATATCAACTATCTTAATTAATATTGGAAATATGACATTAGCTAATTTCAAGgtattcttattattttttaaaaaattcataaaaaaGTAAACATTTCTCAATAATAGTTTGTTTAtcctatatataaaataaaatataaatataaatatatatatatatatatatattttttttttttttttttatatttttaattatataccTGTTACCAAGGTATAGGACACAGTCCAAATAAgaacataaaaattttattgCATATCCACTCTTTTTCATAACTTCAATAACTGTTTTTTGTGATTTTACAATTTTTTCGtttttttctaaaaaaaaataataaaattaaaatgataatgtgaataaatattgggtgtaaaaataaattgaACAGTACAATAAATAAGTGcgtaaaaatattatatatatatatatatatatatattttttttttttttttttccttacTTATATTGAAGAATTCATAAAGGATGTTATACAATTGATGACCCagtaaatataaataaaatttctTCTTTTCCAATATGTTGGAgttatttaaaatataaaaatgagTTATGTAATGTTTATATGCTGCTTTCgtttcatttatatcattactttttattatatgcttttttctaaaaaaaaaaaaaaaaaaaatatcgtattatatatatattaaatattttatatggAAGGAGAAGACAAGAAGCATTATTTTTTCGAACgtaataatttataataattttttttttattacagTGTATCCATGATATTCATCAAAAGGTTACAATAGTTGGTCACAAAAATTAGTATCtttgaatatttattatctgtagaataaaataaataaatatataaatatatatatatatatttttcttcgttatttttcttataatacCTGTTGAAGACAATTTCAActtaacaaaaaaatatgtaaaaagTTGTGACAACTTATACATAAGATGAAGTAATAGAAAAAGCTCTTGagaatttttaaattcatCTAGATTCTccaaatatatttgtatatattcattaagatgaaaatagatatttataaaatataaaatattgttTAATTTATGTTTCATAAGAATTATTTGGGATAAGaatttcttattattagaaattatatatattaatgttattatatgaatattacatatataaaaaaaattcttcATATCAACATGGTCCTTATATGTCATAGATATTTGTgtatctatatattttaatatatgcTCTACATCTTCAGCTGTGTAATCTAATAAAGTAAcaattctttttattatatcgTTACACtttaaacaaaaatataccatatttttattattacattcaactaaaattttgttataattaaaaataaaatcgTAAATTATAATTGAGTTTGCTTTATCTGGATCCACTGAACTAATAACACCACTACtatttttatagaaaaataGATTATTAAACAGAATTAAATTGaatgtattaataatattccTTTTGGGTTTTTTAATAGAAGTTATTTTATCACTGTTAATAGATTTATCATTCTTAATAGATTTATCATTCTTAATAgatttatcatttttaatagtTTCATCATTCTTAACAGATTCATCATTCTTAACAGATTCATCATTCTTAACAGATTCATCATTCTTAACAGattcatcattattaacagattcttcattattaatagGTTCATTATCACTTTCATCTTCCctctttttctttttaatcTTCTTACCTTTCTCtttaatatcttttttattttttgtgttGTGCACTTTATCGTCCATATTAAAAACgtttaaaatataaataatataaatgaaatgtttatattctttatgAGTATGAAGTAATATTTGCTGAATGTCGTTATTATTAAAGATATGCATCATTTCATGTGCGACTTTtgtattataatttattttctgaattttttctatatccattggaaatgaaaaaaatacatattcTATTAAATCTAAAAAGAATCTATTTGTTTGTATGATAATGTGATTCTTCTGTTCACTActattaattataatttcttGAAGAAAACATTtgaaattatttaataattcattatCACAATTTGTTTCagtatttaaaaatgaatcatgattattttgactatcattattatttgtatgagaatttatatttttaatattatttaataaataagttatattttcatcagTTATAACTGTTTGTTTATTATCTTCTTCattcataattatattgtgtgttaataaaaaatatttaataaaaaaatgaaaagatgtttctaattttttcctgattatttttgatttatttatttttttatgaacattttttttttttttttttacattgttcaaattattttcttcattatcaTCTTTAAATTGGTTTGATTCAttgttataaatattttgttcatcataatatatatttatataaagaaaaaatatatggaaGAATAACTTTAAAActaatttatttttataattttgtgtgtcattattattaaaacaacctttttgttttttaaatataaaaatggaaaatttaataaatgtctctatatttattttcctCTTACAActttctatattttttaaattattaataaaacataataatatatttattaatatatattcaaaataaatattatacttttcaaaattatcaaatattttacaaagtaatgtatataatgtctcttgtatatattcaatattattaaataaaacaaaaaatttacTTAACATACATACATCTATATTAATGTTATCATAATCTTgtttatttgtattataataatatgagTTCATGtcatatttattcatataatacatattattaatattattattatttgaaaatatatgtatcattatattttcataattatcattcacattatttttgagaataattttttgatatatattaaaaacttcataataattatttgtgtacatataataattattttgatttattaacacatttatataattatcaaaagacatagatatatttttttttttaatatattcaattttattttcatcaaaATTGTGATCAGTTttattgttcatattttgaattattttttcaatttgtttctttttattcttatgataattattttttctatatatttttctattattttttttttctttttcttgTGCATCCATTATTTCATTCTCTAAGTtgtttataattaaaatataatgtaatGTAAAAAGTTCTAGAAGTAGTTGTGATAGTTTTTGATTTTCctttatgtttatatatagttcataaaaaaataaatagctcttttcattttttataatatttatatcaataaataaggtttttataatttgaacataaatattttctatatcttcttctttatcattaaatatctttatcaaaaatttatagttataaataaagaaataagagatatgtttatatatcctctttttaataacatACGAGTATTCTTCTAGGGCGTTCTTTTGTAGCACTCCGATTATTTGtttaaaatgttttattatagCATCCTTGTctaaaaagaaaaaaaaaataaattaataaataaataaatatatatatatatatatatatatatgattacAACTATGTACCCTTTTTATAtcacataaaaatatttcattacCCATGATGTGCAAATCagagaaatatatataaaagtataaCGTTTCTAAGGTCACTTGTAGGATGtcaaaaaatttataaacaGCTTCCTCTTTCACACATTGGTCATACATAAGTTGTATATCTACAAAACAATTTTGCAACTTACTAATTATAATATGCACATTTTGGCTAGTTTgttttacatttatttgttcatttaataaagaatataaagCTAATCTTGATATAgtataattaaaaaatatatatacatataagctataataaaaattataatatttcatattaataagaTTTCCTTTAACATATTCATGAAATGCAAGTatgttttgttttttttgaatatataaatttgatatattttgaatattatttaataaattatttgtaatataatttttataagtaCATCTTAGATaacaacaaaaaatatattccaATGTTTCAAGATTTGTATACATAACTTGATATCTTTGAATTAATTGAGATAttgaataattataaccatttatttctattacattattactactatttaattcatttttattattacatttcTTTGGATGTTTTAGAGTAAGATCCCATTCtattttaaaacatttattCGTACTACATACTTGTTCgttattttttaatgacaaaaatattttttcatgtaatttattaaattcatttatatggaatttatatatttcaataaAGCATATTAGAAAGGAAGAATATTTATCTGTGAATTTAtgcatatatttattaaatatatttatatatataggagtaaataaaaaatgaatttgTCTTAAATATGGGGCATTATAATTTcctatatatttatgtatgaaattaaaaaaaccatttatttcaaatatatttatatatatttctaaaatattatttattatatgatttgtaaaattatatacttGATAATTCTTGAATGTACTTAACTTGGAATAAAAAGAATTCTCgttaattcttttaataaatgaaaaaagtgttgaaaatataaatgtacATGGATTTATTtcaaaatttattatattaattaaattaagttgatttgtaaatattaaataatttaaatatatatttattacatttttctttttcttttttttatttaacatacaaaataaatgaaCTACACCATAATTGTTgctattattattattgttactattattattattgttactattattattattattattattgttgtcATCTTgaatttcattttttttataaatatttttatatttttttttttttatattattaagtgtactaaatatattcttcaacttggaattataaaatattatatatggTTTTCCTACTATgtataaattattttcataataattatctAATTTGTTGTCTATTATTTTCTCATTACATTCTTTTATTCCAggtttattattatttaaatatgactgagaaaaatatatgttagTAACACaatcaaaaatatatttaataaaataagacAAATTAATAAACAAGAAGGAATGGTTTTTTGTGTTGcttttcttatttatatattgtaaatatttatatattaatctAGAATATTCAACtaatatgtgtatattaCTAAATATTTCTTTGTTAGTATATATGGTAACTTCATCATCGAAATGACATAAAGAATAAGCAActttaaattttaatttttgataatataaagaatgATTCTTATGAATATTGAATTTTGAATTTTCTTGTTCATTACAAGGTGGACGTTTATTCTCATTAGTTTGAAGatcatcatcataatcACTAACATAGGCATGATTAACATCATCATGATTAACATCATCATGATTAACATCATCATGATTAACATCATCATGAATAACATCATCATGATTAACATCATCATGATTAATATTGACACGAttgtgtttttttttattgatATCCTTTTTATTGTTCGCTTTGCCATCTATTATGTGACCAAATtgaaataattttatatattctttcttcaatacatttttatatatagacAATTCAAAATGTGgtattaataaaaatataagaaaataattttgtaaaaaatttaaattatcacTATCATActtaattaaataatatttaattattatagtcattatttttatacatccctttatctttaaaatatttaaaaaagcatacttatcatttaattctttatcattttttatataaaagagAAGTTTTTCCctcttatttttatttatattaatattcttatttttaaaattattattgttcattatatgtaaataaaatgaattctctttatttgatattttattaattataatatataatatttctaatAATTTTTCGTTCTCTGAAAATTGgaaaaatgaataattcAC contains these protein-coding regions:
- a CDS encoding putative membrane protein (conserved Plasmodium membrane protein, unknown function) gives rise to the protein MKCYNIHIESSVENLLSKLKEKKKRLKGKKDIINDVEYYIGILSNINLKHVYNENYKLIGMILKILVKHKIYVETIILDRLLQCLNLKTILEKDNKINIRNINNILVLINNNDSVHFNSNNLFNIIYDTCIMLIDIFAENKIYSDEKKSFYTLNMEKEDEENIKSDTSSSVDDDINYKTDDDINYKSDDSINYDTDDSINYNTDDSINYNTDDSINYDTDDSCSDDYSENDSFNTKKRKKNIHVLTSDMNNNDVFKLEKHTKYNKKRKIENKMFEIKSSNYIEYHIEKLYNMINYINNMFTLYLRKFNSPINDIKIYAFYNNLFALYSYVHDYIHRINNLSIYNNNNNKKKNKREINDIYNIYNIYNIYVILMRQLYLLKENIKQFIILTIKNNNMSYFKNVQNLFNSCKDKLEVNYSFFQFSENEKLLEILYIIINKISNKENSFYLHIMNNNNFKNKNININKNKREKLLFYIKNDKELNDKYAFLNILKIKGCIKIMTIIIKYYLIKYDSDNLNFLQNYFLIFLLIPHFELSIYKNVLKKEYIKLFQFGHIIDGKANNKKDINKKKHNRVNINHDDVNHDDVIHDDVNHDDVNHDDVNHDDVNHAYVSDYDDDLQTNENKRPPCNEQENSKFNIHKNHSLYYQKLKFKVAYSLCHFDDEVTIYTNKEIFSNIHILVEYSRLIYKYLQYINKKSNTKNHSFLFINLSYFIKYIFDCVTNIYFSQSYLNNNKPGIKECNEKIIDNKLDNYYENNLYIVGKPYIIFYNSKLKNIFSTLNNIKKKKYKNIYKKNEIQDDNNNNNNNNSNNNNNSNNNNNSNNYGVVHLFCMLNKKKKKKNVINIYLNYLIFTNQLNLINIINFEINPCTFIFSTLFSFIKRINENSFYSKLSTFKNYQVYNFTNHIINNILEIYINIFEINGFFNFIHKYIGNYNAPYLRQIHFLFTPIYINIFNKYMHKFTDKYSSFLICFIEIYKFHINEFNKLHEKIFLSLKNNEQVCSTNKCFKIEWDLTLKHPKKCNNKNELNSSNNVIEINGYNYSISQLIQRYQVMYTNLETLEYIFCCYLRCTYKNYITNNLLNNIQNISNLYIQKKQNILAFHEYVKGNLINMKYYNFYYSLYVYIFFNYTISRLALYSLLNEQINVKQTSQNVHIIISKLQNCFVDIQLMYDQCVKEEAVYKFFDILQVTLETLYFYIYFSDLHIMDKDAIIKHFKQIIGVLQKNALEEYSYVIKKRIYKHISYFFIYNYKFLIKIFNDKEEDIENIYVQIIKTLFIDINIIKNEKSYLFFYELYINIKENQKLSQLLLELFTLHYILIINNLENEIMDAQEKEKKNNRKIYRKNNYHKNKKKQIEKIIQNMNNKTDHNFDENKIEYIKKKNISMSFDNYINVLINQNNYYMYTNNYYEVFNIYQKIILKNNVNDNYENIMIHIFSNNNNINNMYYMNKYDMNSYYYNTNKQDYDNINIDVCMLSKFFVLFNNIEYIQETLYTLLCKIFDNFEKYNIYFEYILINILLCFINNLKNIESCKRKINIETFIKFSIFIFKKQKGCFNNNDTQNYKNKLVLKLFFHIFFLYINIYYDEQNIYNNESNQFKDDNEENNLNNVKKKKKNVHKKINKSKIIRKKLETSFHFFIKYFLLTHNIIMNEEDNKQTVITDENITYLLNNIKNINSHTNNNDSQNNHDSFLNTETNCDNELLNNFKCFLQEIIINSSEQKNHIIIQTNRFFLDLIEYVFFSFPMDIEKIQKINYNTKVAHEMMHIFNNNDIQQILLHTHKEYKHFIYIIYILNVFNMDDKVHNTKNKKDIKEKGKKIKKKKREDESDNEPINNEESVNNDESVKNDESVKNDESVKNDESVKNDETIKNDKSIKNDKSIKNDKSINSDKITSIKKPKRNIINTFNLILFNNLFFYKNSSGVISSVDPDKANSIIIYDFIFNYNKILVECNNKNMVYFCLKCNDIIKRIVTLLDYTAEDVEHILKYIDTQISMTYKDHVDMKNFFYICNIHIITLIYIISNNKKFLSQIILMKHKLNNILYFINIYFHLNEYIQIYLENLDEFKNSQELFLLLHLMYKLSQLFTYFFVKLKLSSTDNKYSKILIFVTNYCNLLMNIMDTLKKHIIKSNDINETKAAYKHYITHFYILNNSNILEKKKFYLYLLGHQLYNILYEFFNIKKNEKIVKSQKTVIEVMKKSGYAIKFLCSYLDCVLYLGNRINKLLLRNVYFFMNFLKNNKNTLKLANVIFPILIKIVDIYDVLTKKSTLNEEEFEEKQILKNIFQTTLSIIEERSIQFCYTSLSEKKKELFNLLSN